A part of Saimiri boliviensis isolate mSaiBol1 chromosome 11, mSaiBol1.pri, whole genome shotgun sequence genomic DNA contains:
- the SRSF10 gene encoding serine/arginine-rich splicing factor 10 isoform X5 — MSRYLRPPNTSLFVRNVADDTRSEDLRREFGRYGPIVDVYVPLDFYTRRPRGFAYVQFEDVRDAEDALHNLDRKWICGRQIEIQFAQGDRKTPNQMKAKEGRNVYSSSRYDDYDRYRRSRSRSYERRRSRSRSFDYNYRRSYSPRNRPTGRPRRSRSHSDNDRPNCSWNTQYSSAYYTSRKI; from the exons ATGTCTCGCTACCTGCGTCCCCCAAACACGTCTCTGTTCGTCAGGAACGTGGCCGACGACACCAG GTCTGAAGATTTACGGCGTGAATTTGGTCGTTATGGTCCTATAGTTGATGTGTATGTTCCACTTGATTTCTACACTCGCCGTCCAAGAGGATTTGCTTATGTTCAAT TTGAGGATGTTCGTGATGCTGAAGATGCTTTACATAATTTGGACAGAAAGTGGATTTGTGGACGGCAGATTGAAATACAGTTTGCCCAGGGGGATCGGAAGA CACCAAATCAGATGAAAGCCAAGGAAGGGAGGAATGTGTACAGTTCTTCACGCTATGATGATTATGACAGATACAGACGTTCAAGAAGCCGAAGTTACGAAAGAAGGAGATCAAGAAGTCGGTCTTTTGATTACAACTATAGAAGATCGTATAGTCCTAGAAA TAGACCGACTGGAAGACCACGGCGTAGCAGAAGCCATTCCGACAATGATAG ACCAAACTGCAGCTGGAATACCCAGTACAGTTCTGCTTACTACACTTCAAGAAAGATCTGA
- the SRSF10 gene encoding serine/arginine-rich splicing factor 10 isoform X9 produces MSRYLRPPNTSLFVRNVADDTRSEDLRREFGRYGPIVDVYVPLDFYTRRPRGFAYVQFEDVRDAEDALHNLDRKWICGRQIEIQFAQGDRKTPNQMKAKEGRNVYSSSRYDDYDRYRRSRSRSYERRRSRSRSFDYNYRRSYSPRNSRPTGRPRRSRSHSDNDRFKHRNRSFSRSKSNSRSRSKSQPKKEMKAKSRSRPNCSWNTQYSSAYYTSRKI; encoded by the exons ATGTCTCGCTACCTGCGTCCCCCAAACACGTCTCTGTTCGTCAGGAACGTGGCCGACGACACCAG GTCTGAAGATTTACGGCGTGAATTTGGTCGTTATGGTCCTATAGTTGATGTGTATGTTCCACTTGATTTCTACACTCGCCGTCCAAGAGGATTTGCTTATGTTCAAT TTGAGGATGTTCGTGATGCTGAAGATGCTTTACATAATTTGGACAGAAAGTGGATTTGTGGACGGCAGATTGAAATACAGTTTGCCCAGGGGGATCGGAAGA CACCAAATCAGATGAAAGCCAAGGAAGGGAGGAATGTGTACAGTTCTTCACGCTATGATGATTATGACAGATACAGACGTTCAAGAAGCCGAAGTTACGAAAGAAGGAGATCAAGAAGTCGGTCTTTTGATTACAACTATAGAAGATCGTATAGTCCTAGAAA CAGTAGACCGACTGGAAGACCACGGCGTAGCAGAAGCCATTCCGACAATGATAG ATTCAAACACCGAAATCGATCTTTTTCAAGATCTAAATCCAATTCAAGATCACGGTCCAAGTCCCAGcccaagaaagaaatgaaggctaAATCACGTTCTAG ACCAAACTGCAGCTGGAATACCCAGTACAGTTCTGCTTACTACACTTCAAGAAAGATCTGA
- the LOC101038778 gene encoding small EDRK-rich factor 2-like, translated as MKKQSDSVKGKRRDDGLSAATRKQRDLEIMQQKQKKANKEDEPK; from the coding sequence ATGAAAAAGCAGAGCGACTCGGTTAAGGGAAAGCGCCGAGATGACGGGCTTTCCGCTGCCACCCGCAAGCAGAGGGACTTGGAGATCATGCAGCAGAAGCAGAAAAAGGCAAACAAGGAGGACGAACCCAAGTAG
- the PNRC2 gene encoding proline-rich nuclear receptor coactivator 2, translating into MGGGERYNIPAPQSRNVSKNQQQLNRQKTKDQNSQMKIVHKKKERGHGYNSSAAAWQAMQNGGKNKNFPNNPSWNSGLSGPSLLFKSQANQNYAGAKFSEPPSPSVLPKPPSHWVPVSFNPSDKEIMTFQLKTLLKVQV; encoded by the coding sequence ATGGGTGGTGGAGAGAGGTATAACATTCCAGCGCCTCAATCTAGAAATGTTAGTAAGAACCAACAACAGCTTAACAGACAGAAGACCAAGGATCAGAATTCCCAGATGAAGATTGTtcataagaaaaaggaaagaggacaTGGTTATAACTCATCAGCAGCTGCTTGGCAGGCCATGCAAAACGGgggaaagaacaaaaattttcCGAATAATCCAAGTTGGAACTCTGGCTTATCAGGTCCCAGCTTACTTTTTAAATCTCAAGCTAATCAGAACTATGCTGGTGCCAAATTTAGTGAGCCGCCATCACCAAGTGTTCTTCCCAAACCACCAAGCCACTGGGTCCCTGTTTCCTTTAATCCTTCAGACAAGGAAATAATGACATTTCAACTTAAAACCTTACTTAAAGTACAGGtataa
- the SRSF10 gene encoding serine/arginine-rich splicing factor 10 isoform X1 → MSRYLRPPNTSLFVRNVADDTRSEDLRREFGRYGPIVDVYVPLDFYTRRPRGFAYVQFEDVRDAEDALHNLDRKWICGRQIEIQFAQGDRKTPNQMKAKEGRNVYSSSRYDDYDRYRRSRSRSYERRRSRSRSFDYNYRRSYSPRNSRPTGRPRRSRSHSDNDRFKHRNRSFSRSKSNSRSRSKSQPKKEMKAKSRSRSASHTKTRGTSKTDSKTHYKSGSRYEKESRKKEPPRSKSQSRSQSRSRSKSRSRSWTSPKSSGH, encoded by the exons ATGTCTCGCTACCTGCGTCCCCCAAACACGTCTCTGTTCGTCAGGAACGTGGCCGACGACACCAG GTCTGAAGATTTACGGCGTGAATTTGGTCGTTATGGTCCTATAGTTGATGTGTATGTTCCACTTGATTTCTACACTCGCCGTCCAAGAGGATTTGCTTATGTTCAAT TTGAGGATGTTCGTGATGCTGAAGATGCTTTACATAATTTGGACAGAAAGTGGATTTGTGGACGGCAGATTGAAATACAGTTTGCCCAGGGGGATCGGAAGA CACCAAATCAGATGAAAGCCAAGGAAGGGAGGAATGTGTACAGTTCTTCACGCTATGATGATTATGACAGATACAGACGTTCAAGAAGCCGAAGTTACGAAAGAAGGAGATCAAGAAGTCGGTCTTTTGATTACAACTATAGAAGATCGTATAGTCCTAGAAA CAGTAGACCGACTGGAAGACCACGGCGTAGCAGAAGCCATTCCGACAATGATAG ATTCAAACACCGAAATCGATCTTTTTCAAGATCTAAATCCAATTCAAGATCACGGTCCAAGTCCCAGcccaagaaagaaatgaaggctaAATCACGTTCTAGGTCTGCATCTCACACCAAAACTAGAGGCACCTCTAAAACAGATTCCAAAACACATTATAAGTCTGGCTCAAGATATGAAAAGGAATCAAGGAAAAAAGAACCACCTAGATCCAAATCTCAGTCAAGATCACAGTCTAGGTCTAGGTCAAAATCTAGATCAAGGTCTTGGACTAGTCCTAAGTCCAGTGGCCACTGA
- the SRSF10 gene encoding serine/arginine-rich splicing factor 10 isoform X3: MMAKIKGVIPDDVRDAEDALHNLDRKWICGRQIEIQFAQGDRKTPNQMKAKEGRNVYSSSRYDDYDRYRRSRSRSYERRRSRSRSFDYNYRRSYSPRNSRPTGRPRRSRSHSDNDRFKHRNRSFSRSKSNSRSRSKSQPKKEMKAKSRSRSASHTKTRGTSKTDSKTHYKSGSRYEKESRKKEPPRSKSQSRSQSRSRSKSRSRSWTSPKSSGH, from the exons ATGATGGCCAAGATTAAAGGAGTCATACCTGAT GATGTTCGTGATGCTGAAGATGCTTTACATAATTTGGACAGAAAGTGGATTTGTGGACGGCAGATTGAAATACAGTTTGCCCAGGGGGATCGGAAGA CACCAAATCAGATGAAAGCCAAGGAAGGGAGGAATGTGTACAGTTCTTCACGCTATGATGATTATGACAGATACAGACGTTCAAGAAGCCGAAGTTACGAAAGAAGGAGATCAAGAAGTCGGTCTTTTGATTACAACTATAGAAGATCGTATAGTCCTAGAAA CAGTAGACCGACTGGAAGACCACGGCGTAGCAGAAGCCATTCCGACAATGATAG ATTCAAACACCGAAATCGATCTTTTTCAAGATCTAAATCCAATTCAAGATCACGGTCCAAGTCCCAGcccaagaaagaaatgaaggctaAATCACGTTCTAGGTCTGCATCTCACACCAAAACTAGAGGCACCTCTAAAACAGATTCCAAAACACATTATAAGTCTGGCTCAAGATATGAAAAGGAATCAAGGAAAAAAGAACCACCTAGATCCAAATCTCAGTCAAGATCACAGTCTAGGTCTAGGTCAAAATCTAGATCAAGGTCTTGGACTAGTCCTAAGTCCAGTGGCCACTGA
- the SRSF10 gene encoding serine/arginine-rich splicing factor 10 isoform X7: protein MSRYLRPPNTSLFVRNVADDTRSEDLRREFGRYGPIVDVYVPLDFYTRRPRGFAYVQFEDVRDAEDALHNLDRKWICGRQIEIQFAQGDRKTPNQMKAKEGRNVYSSSRYDDYDRYRRSRSRSYERRRSRSRSFDYNYRRSYSPRNRPTGRPRRSRSHSDNDSPVSKKKNER, encoded by the exons ATGTCTCGCTACCTGCGTCCCCCAAACACGTCTCTGTTCGTCAGGAACGTGGCCGACGACACCAG GTCTGAAGATTTACGGCGTGAATTTGGTCGTTATGGTCCTATAGTTGATGTGTATGTTCCACTTGATTTCTACACTCGCCGTCCAAGAGGATTTGCTTATGTTCAAT TTGAGGATGTTCGTGATGCTGAAGATGCTTTACATAATTTGGACAGAAAGTGGATTTGTGGACGGCAGATTGAAATACAGTTTGCCCAGGGGGATCGGAAGA CACCAAATCAGATGAAAGCCAAGGAAGGGAGGAATGTGTACAGTTCTTCACGCTATGATGATTATGACAGATACAGACGTTCAAGAAGCCGAAGTTACGAAAGAAGGAGATCAAGAAGTCGGTCTTTTGATTACAACTATAGAAGATCGTATAGTCCTAGAAA TAGACCGACTGGAAGACCACGGCGTAGCAGAAGCCATTCCGACAATGATAG cccagtaagcaagaagaaaaatgagagataA
- the SRSF10 gene encoding serine/arginine-rich splicing factor 10 isoform X4, translating to MSRYLRPPNTSLFVRNVADDTRSEDLRREFGRYGPIVDVYVPLDFYTRRPRGFAYVQFEDVRDAEDALHNLDRKWICGRQIEIQFAQGDRKTPNQMKAKEGRNVYSSSRYDDYDRYRRSRSRSYERRRSRSRSFDYNYRRSYSPRNSRPTGRPRRSRSHSDNDRPNCSWNTQYSSAYYTSRKI from the exons ATGTCTCGCTACCTGCGTCCCCCAAACACGTCTCTGTTCGTCAGGAACGTGGCCGACGACACCAG GTCTGAAGATTTACGGCGTGAATTTGGTCGTTATGGTCCTATAGTTGATGTGTATGTTCCACTTGATTTCTACACTCGCCGTCCAAGAGGATTTGCTTATGTTCAAT TTGAGGATGTTCGTGATGCTGAAGATGCTTTACATAATTTGGACAGAAAGTGGATTTGTGGACGGCAGATTGAAATACAGTTTGCCCAGGGGGATCGGAAGA CACCAAATCAGATGAAAGCCAAGGAAGGGAGGAATGTGTACAGTTCTTCACGCTATGATGATTATGACAGATACAGACGTTCAAGAAGCCGAAGTTACGAAAGAAGGAGATCAAGAAGTCGGTCTTTTGATTACAACTATAGAAGATCGTATAGTCCTAGAAA CAGTAGACCGACTGGAAGACCACGGCGTAGCAGAAGCCATTCCGACAATGATAG ACCAAACTGCAGCTGGAATACCCAGTACAGTTCTGCTTACTACACTTCAAGAAAGATCTGA
- the SRSF10 gene encoding serine/arginine-rich splicing factor 10 isoform X6, which translates to MSRYLRPPNTSLFVRNVADDTRSEDLRREFGRYGPIVDVYVPLDFYTRRPRGFAYVQFEDVRDAEDALHNLDRKWICGRQIEIQFAQGDRKTPNQMKAKEGRNVYSSSRYDDYDRYRRSRSRSYERRRSRSRSFDYNYRRSYSPRNSRPTGRPRRSRSHSDNDSPVSKKKNER; encoded by the exons ATGTCTCGCTACCTGCGTCCCCCAAACACGTCTCTGTTCGTCAGGAACGTGGCCGACGACACCAG GTCTGAAGATTTACGGCGTGAATTTGGTCGTTATGGTCCTATAGTTGATGTGTATGTTCCACTTGATTTCTACACTCGCCGTCCAAGAGGATTTGCTTATGTTCAAT TTGAGGATGTTCGTGATGCTGAAGATGCTTTACATAATTTGGACAGAAAGTGGATTTGTGGACGGCAGATTGAAATACAGTTTGCCCAGGGGGATCGGAAGA CACCAAATCAGATGAAAGCCAAGGAAGGGAGGAATGTGTACAGTTCTTCACGCTATGATGATTATGACAGATACAGACGTTCAAGAAGCCGAAGTTACGAAAGAAGGAGATCAAGAAGTCGGTCTTTTGATTACAACTATAGAAGATCGTATAGTCCTAGAAA CAGTAGACCGACTGGAAGACCACGGCGTAGCAGAAGCCATTCCGACAATGATAG cccagtaagcaagaagaaaaatgagagataA
- the SRSF10 gene encoding serine/arginine-rich splicing factor 10 isoform X2, whose protein sequence is MSRYLRPPNTSLFVRNVADDTRSEDLRREFGRYGPIVDVYVPLDFYTRRPRGFAYVQFEDVRDAEDALHNLDRKWICGRQIEIQFAQGDRKTPNQMKAKEGRNVYSSSRYDDYDRYRRSRSRSYERRRSRSRSFDYNYRRSYSPRNRPTGRPRRSRSHSDNDRFKHRNRSFSRSKSNSRSRSKSQPKKEMKAKSRSRSASHTKTRGTSKTDSKTHYKSGSRYEKESRKKEPPRSKSQSRSQSRSRSKSRSRSWTSPKSSGH, encoded by the exons ATGTCTCGCTACCTGCGTCCCCCAAACACGTCTCTGTTCGTCAGGAACGTGGCCGACGACACCAG GTCTGAAGATTTACGGCGTGAATTTGGTCGTTATGGTCCTATAGTTGATGTGTATGTTCCACTTGATTTCTACACTCGCCGTCCAAGAGGATTTGCTTATGTTCAAT TTGAGGATGTTCGTGATGCTGAAGATGCTTTACATAATTTGGACAGAAAGTGGATTTGTGGACGGCAGATTGAAATACAGTTTGCCCAGGGGGATCGGAAGA CACCAAATCAGATGAAAGCCAAGGAAGGGAGGAATGTGTACAGTTCTTCACGCTATGATGATTATGACAGATACAGACGTTCAAGAAGCCGAAGTTACGAAAGAAGGAGATCAAGAAGTCGGTCTTTTGATTACAACTATAGAAGATCGTATAGTCCTAGAAA TAGACCGACTGGAAGACCACGGCGTAGCAGAAGCCATTCCGACAATGATAG ATTCAAACACCGAAATCGATCTTTTTCAAGATCTAAATCCAATTCAAGATCACGGTCCAAGTCCCAGcccaagaaagaaatgaaggctaAATCACGTTCTAGGTCTGCATCTCACACCAAAACTAGAGGCACCTCTAAAACAGATTCCAAAACACATTATAAGTCTGGCTCAAGATATGAAAAGGAATCAAGGAAAAAAGAACCACCTAGATCCAAATCTCAGTCAAGATCACAGTCTAGGTCTAGGTCAAAATCTAGATCAAGGTCTTGGACTAGTCCTAAGTCCAGTGGCCACTGA
- the SRSF10 gene encoding serine/arginine-rich splicing factor 10 isoform X8 codes for MKAKEGRNVYSSSRYDDYDRYRRSRSRSYERRRSRSRSFDYNYRRSYSPRNSRPTGRPRRSRSHSDNDRFKHRNRSFSRSKSNSRSRSKSQPKKEMKAKSRSRSASHTKTRGTSKTDSKTHYKSGSRYEKESRKKEPPRSKSQSRSQSRSRSKSRSRSWTSPKSSGH; via the exons ATGAAAGCCAAGGAAGGGAGGAATGTGTACAGTTCTTCACGCTATGATGATTATGACAGATACAGACGTTCAAGAAGCCGAAGTTACGAAAGAAGGAGATCAAGAAGTCGGTCTTTTGATTACAACTATAGAAGATCGTATAGTCCTAGAAA CAGTAGACCGACTGGAAGACCACGGCGTAGCAGAAGCCATTCCGACAATGATAG ATTCAAACACCGAAATCGATCTTTTTCAAGATCTAAATCCAATTCAAGATCACGGTCCAAGTCCCAGcccaagaaagaaatgaaggctaAATCACGTTCTAGGTCTGCATCTCACACCAAAACTAGAGGCACCTCTAAAACAGATTCCAAAACACATTATAAGTCTGGCTCAAGATATGAAAAGGAATCAAGGAAAAAAGAACCACCTAGATCCAAATCTCAGTCAAGATCACAGTCTAGGTCTAGGTCAAAATCTAGATCAAGGTCTTGGACTAGTCCTAAGTCCAGTGGCCACTGA